The following coding sequences are from one Mus pahari chromosome X, PAHARI_EIJ_v1.1, whole genome shotgun sequence window:
- the Ddx3x gene encoding ATP-dependent RNA helicase DDX3X isoform X1: MSHVAVENALGLDQQFAGLDLNSSDNQTGGSTASKGRYIPPHLRNREATKGFYDKDSSGWSSSKDKDAYSSFGSRGDSRGKSSFFGDRGSGSRGRFDDRGRGDYDGIGSRGDRSGFGKFERGGNSRWCDKSDEDDWSKPLPPSERLEQELFSGGNTGINFEKYDDIPVEATGNNCPPHIESFSDVEMGEIIMGNIELTRYTRPTPVQKHAIPIIKEKRDLMACAQTGSGKTAAFLLPILSQIYADGPGEALRAMKENGRYGRRKQYPISLVLAPTRELAVQIYEEARKFSYRSRVRPCVVYGGAEIGQQIRDLERGCHLLVATPGRLVDMMERGKIGLDFCKYLVLDEADRMLDMGFEPQIRRIVEQDTMPPKGVRHTMMFSATFPKEIQMLARDFLDEYIFLAVGRVGSTSENITQKVVWVEEIDKRSFLLDLLNATGKDSLTLVFVETKKGADSLEDFLYHEGYACTSIHGDRSQRDREEALHQFRSGKSPILVATAVAARGLDISNVKHVINFDLPSDIEEYVHRIGRTGRVGNLGLATSFFNERNINITKDLLDLLVEAKQEVPSWLENMAFEHHYKGSSRGRSKSSRFSGGFGARDYRQSSGASSSSFSSSRASSSRSGGGGHGGSRGFGGGGYGGFYNSDGYGGNYNSQGVDWWGN, from the exons ATGAGTCATGTGGCAGTGGAAAATGCGCTCGGGCTGGACCAGCAG TTTGCTGGCCTAGACCTGAACTCTTCAGATAATCAGACTGGAGGAAGTACAGCAAGCa aaGGGCGCTATATCCCTCCTCATTTAAGGAACAGAGAAGCTACTAAAG gattctATGACAAAGACAGTTCAGGGTGGAGTTCTAGTAAAGATAAGGATGCATACAGCAGTTTTGGATCACGGGGTGATTCAAGAGGGAAGTCTAGCTTCTTTGGAGATCGTGGAAGTGGATCAAGAGGAAG GTTTGATGATCGTGGACGGGGAGACTATGATGGCATTGGCAGCCGTGGAGATAGAAGTGGCTTTGGCAAATTTGAAAGAGGTGGAAATAGTCGCTGGTGCGACAAATCAGATGAAGATGACTGGTCAAAGCCACTCCCACCAAGTGAACGCTTGGAACA GGAACTCTTTTCTGGGGGCAATACTGGGATTAACTTTGAGAAATATGATGACATTCCAGTCGAAGCAACAGGCAACAACTGTCCTCCACACATTGAAAGT TTCAGTGATGTCGAGATGGGAGAAATTATTATGGGAAACATTGAGCTTACTCGTTATACTCGCCCAACTCCAGTGCAGAAGCATGCTATTCCTAttatcaaagagaaaagagacttgATGGCTTGTGCTCAAACAG GCTCTGGAAAAACTGCAGCATTTCTCTTGCCCATCTTGAGTCAGATTTATGCTGATGGTCCAGGAGAAGCTCTGAGGGCTATGAAG GAAAATGGAAGATATGGGCGTCGTAAACAGTATCCAATCTCCTTGGTACTGGCACCAACGAGAGAATTGGCAGTGCAGATCTATGAGGAAGCCAGAAAA TTCTCATACCGATCTAGAGTCCGTCCTTGCGTGGTTTATGGTGGTGCTGAAATTGGTCAGCAGATTCGAGACTTAGAACGTGGATGCCACTTGTTAGTAGCCACTCCTGGACGTCTAGTGGAcatgatggagagagggaagattgGCTTAGACTTCTGCAA ATACCTGGTGTTGGATGAAGCTGACCGGATGTTAGATATGGGGTTTGAACCTCAGATACGAAGAATAGTTGAACAAGACACTATGCCTCCAAAAGGTGTCCGCCACACTATGATGTTTAGTGCTACTTTTCCTAAGGAAATACAG ATGCTGGCCCGTGATTTCTTAGATGAGTACATATTTCTGGCTGTAGGAAGAGTTGGGTCTACTTCAGAGAACATCACACAAAAAGTGGTTTGGGTGGAGGAGATAGACAAAAGGTCATTTCTGCTTGACCTTCTAAATGCAACAG GCAAGGATTCCCTGACTCTAGTGTTTGTGGAGACGAAAAAGGGGGCAGATTCGCTGGAGGATTTCTTATACCATGAAGGATATGCTTGTACCAGTATCCATGGAGACCGTTCTCAGAGAGATAGGGAAGAGGCCCTTCACCAGTTCCGCTCAGGAAAAAGCCCAATTCTAGTGGCTACAGCA GTAGCAGCAAGAGGACTGGATATTTCAAATGTGAAGCATGTTATTAATTTTGACCTGCCTAGTGATATTGAAGAATATGTGCATCGCATAGGCCGTACAGGGCGTGTCGGAAACCTTG GTCTTGCCACCTCATTCTTTAatgaaaggaatataaatatcACTAAGGATTTACTGGATCTTCTTGTTGAAGCAAAACAAGAAGTGCCATCTTGGTTAGAAAACATGGCTTTTGAACACCACTACAAGGGTAGCAGTCGTGGACGTTCTAAGAG CAGTCGATTTAGTGGAGGGTTTGGTGCCAGAGACTATCGACAGAGTAGCGGTGCCAGCAGTTCCAGCTTCAGCAGCAGCCGTGCTAGCAGCAGCCGAAGTGGTGGAGGTGGCCATGGCGGCAGCAGAGGATTTGGTGGAG GTGGCTACGGAGGCTTTTACAACAGTGATGGATATGGAGGAAATTATAACTCCCAGGGGGTTGACTGGTGGGGTAACTGA
- the Ddx3x gene encoding ATP-dependent RNA helicase DDX3X isoform X3 produces MSHVAVENALGLDQQFAGLDLNSSDNQTGGSTASRRYIPPHLRNREATKGFYDKDSSGWSSSKDKDAYSSFGSRGDSRGKSSFFGDRGSGSRGRFDDRGRGDYDGIGSRGDRSGFGKFERGGNSRWCDKSDEDDWSKPLPPSERLEQELFSGGNTGINFEKYDDIPVEATGNNCPPHIESFSDVEMGEIIMGNIELTRYTRPTPVQKHAIPIIKEKRDLMACAQTGSGKTAAFLLPILSQIYADGPGEALRAMKENGRYGRRKQYPISLVLAPTRELAVQIYEEARKFSYRSRVRPCVVYGGAEIGQQIRDLERGCHLLVATPGRLVDMMERGKIGLDFCKYLVLDEADRMLDMGFEPQIRRIVEQDTMPPKGVRHTMMFSATFPKEIQMLARDFLDEYIFLAVGRVGSTSENITQKVVWVEEIDKRSFLLDLLNATGKDSLTLVFVETKKGADSLEDFLYHEGYACTSIHGDRSQRDREEALHQFRSGKSPILVATAVAARGLDISNVKHVINFDLPSDIEEYVHRIGRTGRVGNLGLATSFFNERNINITKDLLDLLVEAKQEVPSWLENMAFEHHYKGSSRGRSKSSRFSGGFGARDYRQSSGASSSSFSSSRASSSRSGGGGHGGSRGFGGGGYGGFYNSDGYGGNYNSQGVDWWGN; encoded by the exons ATGAGTCATGTGGCAGTGGAAAATGCGCTCGGGCTGGACCAGCAG TTTGCTGGCCTAGACCTGAACTCTTCAGATAATCAGACTGGAGGAAGTACAGCAAGCa GGCGCTATATCCCTCCTCATTTAAGGAACAGAGAAGCTACTAAAG gattctATGACAAAGACAGTTCAGGGTGGAGTTCTAGTAAAGATAAGGATGCATACAGCAGTTTTGGATCACGGGGTGATTCAAGAGGGAAGTCTAGCTTCTTTGGAGATCGTGGAAGTGGATCAAGAGGAAG GTTTGATGATCGTGGACGGGGAGACTATGATGGCATTGGCAGCCGTGGAGATAGAAGTGGCTTTGGCAAATTTGAAAGAGGTGGAAATAGTCGCTGGTGCGACAAATCAGATGAAGATGACTGGTCAAAGCCACTCCCACCAAGTGAACGCTTGGAACA GGAACTCTTTTCTGGGGGCAATACTGGGATTAACTTTGAGAAATATGATGACATTCCAGTCGAAGCAACAGGCAACAACTGTCCTCCACACATTGAAAGT TTCAGTGATGTCGAGATGGGAGAAATTATTATGGGAAACATTGAGCTTACTCGTTATACTCGCCCAACTCCAGTGCAGAAGCATGCTATTCCTAttatcaaagagaaaagagacttgATGGCTTGTGCTCAAACAG GCTCTGGAAAAACTGCAGCATTTCTCTTGCCCATCTTGAGTCAGATTTATGCTGATGGTCCAGGAGAAGCTCTGAGGGCTATGAAG GAAAATGGAAGATATGGGCGTCGTAAACAGTATCCAATCTCCTTGGTACTGGCACCAACGAGAGAATTGGCAGTGCAGATCTATGAGGAAGCCAGAAAA TTCTCATACCGATCTAGAGTCCGTCCTTGCGTGGTTTATGGTGGTGCTGAAATTGGTCAGCAGATTCGAGACTTAGAACGTGGATGCCACTTGTTAGTAGCCACTCCTGGACGTCTAGTGGAcatgatggagagagggaagattgGCTTAGACTTCTGCAA ATACCTGGTGTTGGATGAAGCTGACCGGATGTTAGATATGGGGTTTGAACCTCAGATACGAAGAATAGTTGAACAAGACACTATGCCTCCAAAAGGTGTCCGCCACACTATGATGTTTAGTGCTACTTTTCCTAAGGAAATACAG ATGCTGGCCCGTGATTTCTTAGATGAGTACATATTTCTGGCTGTAGGAAGAGTTGGGTCTACTTCAGAGAACATCACACAAAAAGTGGTTTGGGTGGAGGAGATAGACAAAAGGTCATTTCTGCTTGACCTTCTAAATGCAACAG GCAAGGATTCCCTGACTCTAGTGTTTGTGGAGACGAAAAAGGGGGCAGATTCGCTGGAGGATTTCTTATACCATGAAGGATATGCTTGTACCAGTATCCATGGAGACCGTTCTCAGAGAGATAGGGAAGAGGCCCTTCACCAGTTCCGCTCAGGAAAAAGCCCAATTCTAGTGGCTACAGCA GTAGCAGCAAGAGGACTGGATATTTCAAATGTGAAGCATGTTATTAATTTTGACCTGCCTAGTGATATTGAAGAATATGTGCATCGCATAGGCCGTACAGGGCGTGTCGGAAACCTTG GTCTTGCCACCTCATTCTTTAatgaaaggaatataaatatcACTAAGGATTTACTGGATCTTCTTGTTGAAGCAAAACAAGAAGTGCCATCTTGGTTAGAAAACATGGCTTTTGAACACCACTACAAGGGTAGCAGTCGTGGACGTTCTAAGAG CAGTCGATTTAGTGGAGGGTTTGGTGCCAGAGACTATCGACAGAGTAGCGGTGCCAGCAGTTCCAGCTTCAGCAGCAGCCGTGCTAGCAGCAGCCGAAGTGGTGGAGGTGGCCATGGCGGCAGCAGAGGATTTGGTGGAG GTGGCTACGGAGGCTTTTACAACAGTGATGGATATGGAGGAAATTATAACTCCCAGGGGGTTGACTGGTGGGGTAACTGA
- the Ddx3x gene encoding ATP-dependent RNA helicase DDX3X isoform X2, whose translation MSHVAVENALGLDQQFAGLDLNSSDNQTGGSTASKGRYIPPHLRNREATKGFYDKDSSGWSSSKDKDAYSSFGSRGDSRGKSSFFGDRGSGSRGRFDDRGRGDYDGIGSRGDRSGFGKFERGGNSRWCDKSDEDDWSKPLPPSERLEQELFSGGNTGINFEKYDDIPVEATGNNCPPHIESFSDVEMGEIIMGNIELTRYTRPTPVQKHAIPIIKEKRDLMACAQTGSGKTAAFLLPILSQIYADGPGEALRAMKENGRYGRRKQYPISLVLAPTRELAVQIYEEARKFSYRSRVRPCVVYGGAEIGQQIRDLERGCHLLVATPGRLVDMMERGKIGLDFCKYLVLDEADRMLDMGFEPQIRRIVEQDTMPPKGVRHTMMFSATFPKEIQMLARDFLDEYIFLAVGRVGSTSENITQKVVWVEEIDKRSFLLDLLNATGKDSLTLVFVETKKGADSLEDFLYHEGYACTSIHGDRSQRDREEALHQFRSGKSPILVATAVAARGLDISNVKHVINFDLPSDIEEYVHRIGRTGRVGNLGLATSFFNERNINITKDLLDLLVEAKQEVPSWLENMAFEHHYKGSSRGRSKSRFSGGFGARDYRQSSGASSSSFSSSRASSSRSGGGGHGGSRGFGGGGYGGFYNSDGYGGNYNSQGVDWWGN comes from the exons ATGAGTCATGTGGCAGTGGAAAATGCGCTCGGGCTGGACCAGCAG TTTGCTGGCCTAGACCTGAACTCTTCAGATAATCAGACTGGAGGAAGTACAGCAAGCa aaGGGCGCTATATCCCTCCTCATTTAAGGAACAGAGAAGCTACTAAAG gattctATGACAAAGACAGTTCAGGGTGGAGTTCTAGTAAAGATAAGGATGCATACAGCAGTTTTGGATCACGGGGTGATTCAAGAGGGAAGTCTAGCTTCTTTGGAGATCGTGGAAGTGGATCAAGAGGAAG GTTTGATGATCGTGGACGGGGAGACTATGATGGCATTGGCAGCCGTGGAGATAGAAGTGGCTTTGGCAAATTTGAAAGAGGTGGAAATAGTCGCTGGTGCGACAAATCAGATGAAGATGACTGGTCAAAGCCACTCCCACCAAGTGAACGCTTGGAACA GGAACTCTTTTCTGGGGGCAATACTGGGATTAACTTTGAGAAATATGATGACATTCCAGTCGAAGCAACAGGCAACAACTGTCCTCCACACATTGAAAGT TTCAGTGATGTCGAGATGGGAGAAATTATTATGGGAAACATTGAGCTTACTCGTTATACTCGCCCAACTCCAGTGCAGAAGCATGCTATTCCTAttatcaaagagaaaagagacttgATGGCTTGTGCTCAAACAG GCTCTGGAAAAACTGCAGCATTTCTCTTGCCCATCTTGAGTCAGATTTATGCTGATGGTCCAGGAGAAGCTCTGAGGGCTATGAAG GAAAATGGAAGATATGGGCGTCGTAAACAGTATCCAATCTCCTTGGTACTGGCACCAACGAGAGAATTGGCAGTGCAGATCTATGAGGAAGCCAGAAAA TTCTCATACCGATCTAGAGTCCGTCCTTGCGTGGTTTATGGTGGTGCTGAAATTGGTCAGCAGATTCGAGACTTAGAACGTGGATGCCACTTGTTAGTAGCCACTCCTGGACGTCTAGTGGAcatgatggagagagggaagattgGCTTAGACTTCTGCAA ATACCTGGTGTTGGATGAAGCTGACCGGATGTTAGATATGGGGTTTGAACCTCAGATACGAAGAATAGTTGAACAAGACACTATGCCTCCAAAAGGTGTCCGCCACACTATGATGTTTAGTGCTACTTTTCCTAAGGAAATACAG ATGCTGGCCCGTGATTTCTTAGATGAGTACATATTTCTGGCTGTAGGAAGAGTTGGGTCTACTTCAGAGAACATCACACAAAAAGTGGTTTGGGTGGAGGAGATAGACAAAAGGTCATTTCTGCTTGACCTTCTAAATGCAACAG GCAAGGATTCCCTGACTCTAGTGTTTGTGGAGACGAAAAAGGGGGCAGATTCGCTGGAGGATTTCTTATACCATGAAGGATATGCTTGTACCAGTATCCATGGAGACCGTTCTCAGAGAGATAGGGAAGAGGCCCTTCACCAGTTCCGCTCAGGAAAAAGCCCAATTCTAGTGGCTACAGCA GTAGCAGCAAGAGGACTGGATATTTCAAATGTGAAGCATGTTATTAATTTTGACCTGCCTAGTGATATTGAAGAATATGTGCATCGCATAGGCCGTACAGGGCGTGTCGGAAACCTTG GTCTTGCCACCTCATTCTTTAatgaaaggaatataaatatcACTAAGGATTTACTGGATCTTCTTGTTGAAGCAAAACAAGAAGTGCCATCTTGGTTAGAAAACATGGCTTTTGAACACCACTACAAGGGTAGCAGTCGTGGACGTTCTAAGAG TCGATTTAGTGGAGGGTTTGGTGCCAGAGACTATCGACAGAGTAGCGGTGCCAGCAGTTCCAGCTTCAGCAGCAGCCGTGCTAGCAGCAGCCGAAGTGGTGGAGGTGGCCATGGCGGCAGCAGAGGATTTGGTGGAG GTGGCTACGGAGGCTTTTACAACAGTGATGGATATGGAGGAAATTATAACTCCCAGGGGGTTGACTGGTGGGGTAACTGA